From the genome of Burkholderia cepacia ATCC 25416:
ATCGCGTCGAGCAGCTCCTTGTCAGCCTTGTCGTAACCGAGCGCGCCGCGCAGTTGCGCGTCGATCTCGCCGGAGGACGCGTTCGACAGCAGCCACTGGTACAGCCCCTGCGTCGCCAGCTCGCGCGATTGTCGGCGGGCGCTCTTCTTCATGCGCGCTCCTCTTCGTCGTCTTCGTCTTCTTCTTCGTCCTCGTCGTCATCGCCGAGCTGGTCGAGCGCCATCGTCAGGTTGGCCATCTCGACGGCGACGCGTGCGGCGTCACGACCCTTTTCGGTCATGCGCGCGACGGCCTGCTCGTCGTTTTCGGTCGTCAGGACCGCGTTGGCGATCGGCAGGTTGAAGTCGAGGCCGATGCGGGTGATGCCCGCGCCGCTCTCGTTCGACACGAGTTCGAAGTGGTAGGTCTCGCCGCGAATCACCGCGCCGAGCGCGATCAGCGCGTCGAACTGGCCGCTTTCCGCGAGCTTCTGCAGCGCGAGCGGGATTTCCAGCGCGCCGGGCACCGACACGAGCAGCACGTCTTCACCGGTGACGCCGAGGCGTTCCAGTTCCTCGACGCACGCGTCGGCGAGGCCGTTGCACACCGGCTCGTTGAAGCGCGATTGCACGATGCCGATCCGCAGGCCGTCGCCTTCGAGATTCGGTTGGTATTGTCCGATTTCCATGATCTTGTCCGTGGTGTGGATGAACGGTTATAGGGCGAAAGCGCCGTGGCGGGTTACGCGTTGGACGCCGGGCAGGACTTGGCTTCGCCGCCGGGCATCGGAATGAAGCCCGTGACTTCCAGGCCGTAGCCGGACATGCTGCCCAGCTTGCGCGGATTCGACAGCACCTGCATCTTGCCGACGCCGACATCGCGCAGGATCTGCGCGCCGATGCCGAACGTCTTGAAATCGACCGGCCGGCGCTTCAGCACAGCGGCCTTTTCTTCCTCGTCGAACGCCTTGAAGACGTCGATCAGGTGTTCCTTCGTGTCACCGCAGTTGAGCAGCACGATCACGCCGAGGTCGCGCTCCGCGATCTCGCGCATCGCGGCGTCGAGCGTCCACGAGTGCGTCGACACGCCCGTTTCGAGCAGGTCGAGCACCGACAGCGGCTCGTGCACGCGCACCGGCGTATCGACGTCGGGCGCGGGCGCACCGCGCACCAGCGCGATGTGCGGCGAGCCGCTCGGCTGGTCGCGGTACAGCACCGCGCGGAACGTGCCGTGCGCGGTCTGCATCGTACGCTCGGCGATCCGCTCGATGATCGACTCGGTGCGGCTGCGGTACTGGATCAGGTCGGCGATCGTGCCGATCTTCAGGTTGTGCTCCTGCGCGAATTCGATCAGGTCGGGCAGGCGCGCCATCGTGCCGTCGTCCTTGATGATCTCGCAGATCACCGCGGCCGGCGTGAGGCCGGCGAGCGCGGTGAAGTCGCAACCGGCCTCGGTGTGGCCCGCGCGCACGAGCACGCCGCCCGGCTGCGCCATGATCGGGAACACGTGGCCCGGCTGCACGATGTGCTCGGGGCGCACGTCGTGCGCGACCGCCGTGGCGATCGTGTGCGCACGGTCGGCGGCCGAGATGCCGGTCGTCACGCCTTCGGCCGCTTCGATGCTGACCGTGAACGCGGTGCCGTACTGCGTGCCGTTGCGGTAGGTCATCAGCGGCAGGTGCAGCTGCTTGCAGCGTTCCTGCGTCAGCGTCAGGCAAACCAGGCCGCGGCCGTACTTGGCCATGAAGTTGATCGCTTCCGGTGTGACGAATTCGGCGGCGATCACGAGGTCGCCCTCGTTTTCGCGGTCTTCTTCGTCGACCAGGATCACCATCCGGCCGGCTTTCAGCTCGGCGATGATGTCGAGCGTGGAGGCGAGCGTCATAAGGGGGCGAGAAAGAGGAAAGTGCGTATTTTACGCCAGCCGGGCGGCGTTTCGGCTGGCAGGGGCCGCGCGCCGCCGGCAAGCGCTCCGGAAAGCGCCGCGGCCGGCCTGCGCGGCAGGCCTGGCCGGGCCCGCCGCAGGTTGCCTGCACGCGCGGTGGTAGGCCGGGCCTTGCCCGGCCGCGCGTCAGGCGTGCTGGTCGCGCCCGCCCAGGTAGTCGAGCTTGCCGAGCTCGACGCCGCTGTGGCGCAGGATGTCGTACGCGGTCGTCACGTGGAAGAAGAAATTGGGCAGCACGAAATTCAGCAGGTACGACTGGCCGGTGAACTCGATCGGGCCGACGCGCATCTTCAGCACGATCTGGCGCGTCTCGCTGCCGTCGATCTGCGCGGCGTCGAAGCTTTTCAGGTAGTCGATCGTCTTCTGGATGCGTGCGTGCAGTTCGTCGAAGGTCTGCTCGACGTCCGGATAGCTCGGGATCTCGGCGCCGGCGAGGCGGGCGGCGCAGCCCTTGGCCGTGTCGGTCGCAATATAGACCTGGCGGACGAGCGGCAGCATGTCCGGGTACAGGCGGGCGCCGACGAACACCGACGGATCGATCTGCTTTTCGGCCGCATGCGCCTGCGCCTTGCCGAGAATGTGCTGAAGATTGGTCAGGCCGCGGATCAGCACGGGCAGCGAAGCCTGGTACATCGAGATGGACATGGGGGCGACTCCTTGAGGAAGAGGGCGGCCGCTACGCGGCGCGTCGTGCATTGCGGTATCGAGACCGCTGTCGACGCATCTTAGCGCGACCGCATGACCCGTGCGCGTCGTTGGCCGTTCGGCCGATGGAGCCGGCGGGCGGGCCGGTGCGCGCGCAGCGCCTTCTCGAGGTTCACTTCGCCGGGCTGGGCGAGGCCGACCGTACGGTTCAGGCTTTCGCGCGACACGTCGACGTCGAACGCGGTGTCGCTCCTGTCGATCACCGTCATGCACGCGCCCTGGATCGCAATGCTGTCGCCCAGCGCGACATCGGCGAGGTCGAGGCCGCCGGCCAGCTCGGTCAGGCGCACGCCGGCGTCGGCCGACGCGCCGAGCGGCCGGATCGATTCGATACGGCCGCGACAATTCCGGTGAACATCGCGACGATCCCGTTCAGTGCGCGGCGTCCGTCGGCGTGAAGCGCGCGAGGATCCGCAGATCGTCGCCGACCCGCTCGACCCCGTGGAACGACAGCCGCGTGCGTGCGTCGAGGCTCGCCGGCGCGGCGAGGTCGAACATGCCGGCCGCATCGGCGCCCAGCAGGCTCGGTGCGAGATAGACGAGCAACTCGTCGACGCACTGTTCGCGCAGCAGCGAGCCGTTCAGCTTGTGGCCGGCCTCGACGTGCAGCTCGTTGACGCCGCGTGCGCCGAGCGCCGCCAGCATCGCGGGCAGGTCGACCTTGCCGTGCGCATTCGCGAGCGGCACGATTTCCGCGCCGCGCGCCTTCAGCACCTTCGCCCGCACTTCGCCCGCGGCGTCGAGCCGGCCGCAGAAGATCAGCAGCGGAGCGCCTTCGAGCAGCCGCGCGTCGAGCGGCAGGTCGAGGCGGCTGTCGACCAGGATGCGCTGCGGCTGGCGCGGCGTGTCGATCCCGCGCACGGTCAGCAGCGGGTTGTCCTCGCGCACGGTGCCGATGCCGGTCAGGATCGCGCAGGCGCGCGCGCGCCACGCATGCCCGTCGAGGCGCGCGGCCTCGCCGGTGATCCACTGGCTTTCGCCGGACGGCAGCGCGGTGCGGCCGTCGAGCGACGCGGCGGTCTTCATCCGCACCCACGGGCGGCCGCGTGTCATCCGCGACACGAAGCCGATGTTCAGTTCGCCGGCTTCATGCGCGAGCAGCCCGCAGCGTACGTCGATGCCGGCGTCGCGCAGCATCCCGAGGCCGCGCCCCGATACCTGCGGGTTCGGGTCTTCCATCGCGGCGACGACCTTCGCGACGCGCGCGTCGATCAGCGCGTTCGCGCACGGCGGCGTGCGGCCGAAATGGCTGCACGGTTCGAGCGTGACGTAGACGGTCGAGCCCGCGACGTCGTAGCCGCGCGCGCGCGCGTCCTTCAGCGCCTGGACCTCAGCGTGATCCTGGCCGGCCGGCTGCGTGAAGCCTTCGCCGATCACGTCGCCGTCCTTGACGATCACGCAGCCGACACGCGGGTTCGGCGCCGTCGTATACATGCCGCGCGCGGCGAGCGCGAGCGCACGCTGCATGTGGGCGAAATCGATATCCGAGAACATGCGCGCGGCCCCGGGTCAGGCAGCGAGTGCCGCGAAGGCGCGGCGCGCGGCCGCGAGCGTCGCGTCGATCACCGCGTCGTCGTGCGTGCTCGACACGAAGCCGGCCTCGTACGCGGACGGCGCGAAATACACGCCTTCGTCGAGCATCAGGTGGAAGAAGCGGTTGAAGCGCTCGGTGTCGCTCTTCGTGACTTCGGCGAAGCTGGTCGGCACGCGTTCGGCGAAGTAGAGGCCGAACATCGCGCCGATCGAGTCGGCCGCGAACGGCACGCCGGCCGCACGCGCTTCGGCCGCGAGGCCGTCGGCGAGACGCTTCGTCTGCGCGGTGAGCGCGTCGTAGAAGCCCGGCGCCTGGATCAGCTGCAGCGTCTTCAGCCCCGCGGCGACCGCGATCGGGTTGCCCGACAGCGTGCCGGCCTGGTAGACGCCGCCGAGCGGCGCGAGGTGGGCCATGATGTCGCGGCGGCCGCCGAACGCGGCAGCCGGCATCCCGCCGCCGATCACCTTGCCGAGGCAGGTGAGGTCGGCCGTGATCCCGTAGTACGCCTGCGCGCCGCCGAGCGCGACGCGGAACCCGCACATCACCTCGTCGAAGATCAGCACGGCGCCGTGCTTCGTGCACAGTGCGCGCAGCGCGTTGAGGAATTCCGGCGTGCCGCGCACGAGGTTCATGTTGCCCGCGACCGGCTCGACGATCACGGCGGCGATCTCGTCGCCGAACGCGCCGAACGCTTCCTCGAGCGCGGCGACGTTGTTGTATTCGAGGACGGTCGTGTGCTTCGCGATGTCGGCGGGCACGCCGGCCGACGTCGGGTTGCCGAACGTCAGCAGGCCCGAGCCGGCCTTCACGAGCAGGCTGTCCGCGTGGCCGTGGTAGCAGCCCTCGAACTTGACGATCCGGCTGCGGCCCGTGAAGCCGCGCGCGAGGCGCAGCGCGCTCATCGTGGCCTCGGTGCCGCTCGACACCATCCGCACCTGCTCGATCGACGGCACGAGCTTGCAGATTTCCTCGGCGATCTCGATCTCGGCTTCGGTCGGCGCGCCGAACGAGAAGCCGTCGGCGAGCACGTTCTGCACGGCCGACAGCACTTCAGGATGGACGTGGCCGACGATCATCGGGCCCCACGAGCCGATGTAGTCGATGTACTGCTTGCCGTCGGCATCCCAGAAATACGGGCCTTGCGCGCGCGCGACGAAGCGCGGCGTGCCGCCGACCGAACGGAATGCGCGCACCGGCGAGTTGACGCCGCCGGGAATGGTCTTCTGGGCGCGTTCGAAGAGGATCTGATTGTTGGACATGAGCGAAACCTGCGAGAGAAGGGCGCGGGGGCCTGTGCACGGGCCGCGGCGCCTGGGCGGAACGATCGTCCGATTGTACCGGAGACGCGCGCGGCGGGCCCGCGGCGCGGTCCGCGGCCTTTCGGCGCGTGCGGGGTTGCGCGGGCCTGGGCCGGAAAGGAGGGGCAGATGCGGCGCGGCGGCCGCTTCGGTTATCGCGGCGGTTTGCGCTTGCCGGTCAGCTCGGCCCAGCGTTTCTCGAGCGGGCCTTCGACCATCGGCTTGATCACGGTGCCGGAGCTTTGCGCATCCCAGGTCTGCACGGAATACGGATGCACGCGCAGCGCATCGCGTGGGATCACGACGTCCTGGTGCGCATCGACCAGCCAGTCGTATACGAAGTCGATGCACAGCCGGTAGCCACGCTTCGTCGCCGGATCGGGTACCTCGTACGGCGCGCGCGTCACGTAGCCGGAGCCGAACACGCCCTTGGGTTCCTTCGCGACACGGTGCAGGAACACGCGGTCGCCCGGCAGGACGCCGCGCGCGAAGCCGCAGCCCCACACGTCATGCACGGCCTCGCCGGCCTTCACGCGCGCGGCGACGTCGGGCAGTTCGGGCCACGGCCATTTCTTGGGGCTCCAGATCAACAGGAAAGCGGTCATCGGTTCGGTCGTGTGTCGAATTGAATGGATCAGACAATTGGCAGCGAGGCGCTGCAAGCTTAATCGAATCCTTGCTCGCGATCCCGCGCGGCGGGCGCCGTGCCGGTGTTTTTTCCGCCGGTCGCGCTCCGGGCCGGCGGCACTAAAAAAAGTTGCGCGTACAATCATGGGCCCGAGCGCGCCGTTCGCGGCGCGGTCTCCCGTCTTCACCACCACGCGCGCCCCGATGCGCGCGGCGCTTCATTCCGGATACCCATGTCTCACGTCGTCCGGCGCCGGCCCGATGCCCGGCTGATCCTGTTGCTCGGCGCGCTCGCCGCCTGCGGGCCGATCGCTACCGACATGTACCTGCCGAGCCTGCCGTCGATCGCCGACGGCTTCTCCGTCAGCCCCGGCGCCGCGCAGCGCACGCTGACGAGCTTCATGGCCGGCTTCTCGATCGGCATGCTGCTGTACGGCCCGCTGTCCGATACGTGGGGCCGCCGTCCCGTGCTGCTCGGCGGCATCGCGCTATTTACGCTCGCGAGCATCGGCTGCTTCGTGTCGAACTCGATCGACATGCTGATCCTCGTGCGCTTCCTGCAGGCGCTCGGCGCCGGCGCGGCGTCGGTGCTGTCACGTGCGATCGCGCGCGACGCGCACGAGCCGACCGACGCGGCGAAGGTGCTGTCGATGGTCGCGATCGTCACCGCGGTCGGGCCGCTGCTCGCGCCGCTGATCGGCGGGCAGATCCTGCGTTTCTCGGGCTGGCGCGGCGTGTTCGTCGTGCTGGCCGTGTTCGGCGCGGTGTGCGCGGCGACCGCGTACCTGCGCGTGCCCGAAACCTGGCCGAAGGAGCGGCGCAAGAGCGCGGCCGTGCTCGCGTCGTTCGCGTCGTACGGGCGCATCCTGTCCGATCCCGTCGCATGGGGGCACATGCTTTGCGGCGGGATGGCGTTCGCGTCGATGTTCTCGTACATCACCGCGACGCCGTTCGTGTACATCGAGTATTTCCACGTGTCGCCGCAGCACTACGGGCTGCTGTTCGGCCTGAACGTGGTCGGCATCATGATCGGCAACTTCACGAACACGCGGCTGGTCGGCCGCGTCGGTTCGCTGCGCATCATCGCGGCCGCGTCGCTGGTGAGCTGCATCGCGTCGCTCGCGGTCGCGCTCGTCGCGCTGACCGGGTGGGGCGGGCTATGGTCGATCGTCGTGTGCCTGTTCTTCGTCGTCGGCGTGGTCGGGATCCTGTCCGCGAACTGCACGACCGACCTCATGCATCGTTATCCGCACAATGCGGGCGCGTCGGCGGCCGTGTTCGGCGCGATGCAGCTGGCGCTCGGCGCGATCGCGAGCGTGGCGATCGGCGCGCTCGCGGACGGCACGCCGTTCGCGATGGGGGTGACGATCGGTGTTACGGGCGTGCTGTGTTTCGCCGGGCGCTGTCTCGTGCTGCGCTGGCACGGGCGGCCGGTGAAAGCGGGGGCGTGATCCTCCAGCCGGGCGGCGCCATGAAAAACGCCACCGCGCGCGATGCGCCGGTGGCGTTTTTCGTTGGGGGGCAGGAAGCGGCTTGCGCCGCGCCGTGCGTCAATCCCGCGCGACGTCCTTCGCCGCCGGCGACGCGCCATGGCTCAGCCAGTCGAGCACGTCGGCCGTTTCGTCGTCGCTCGCGCGTGCCTTTGCCTGGGCGACGGCCTCGGGCAGTTCGCCGTTCGTCGACGCCCGGCGGATCGCGACGCCGACCGCGAGGATGTCGATCATCAGCAGATGCAGGATCCGCGAGATCATCGACAGCTGCGATTCGCGCATCTCGATGTGGTCGGTCTCGAGCGCGACGGTCGCGCGCTTCGCGAGCGGCGTGTTGCTCGACGTGATCGCGATCACCTTCGCGCCGGCCTGCATCGCGACGTCGAGCACGCGCAGCAGCTCGGGCGCGCGTCCCGACTTCGACACCGCGACGATCACGTCGCCCTTGCCGAGCAGCGCGGCCGATGCGGCCTGCATGTACAGGTCGCCGTACGCGATCGTCGGGATCCCGAAGCGGAAGAACTTGTAGTGCGCGTCCTGCGCGACGATGTTCGAGTTGCCGAGCCCGTAGAACTCGATGCGCCGCGCGCCGTTCAGGATCTCGATCGCGTTCTCGACGTGCTCGAAGTTCAGGTGCTCGCGCAGCTGCAGGATCGCCGACACCGTGTTGTCGAGCACCTTTGCGCCGAAGTCGGTGGCCGTGTCGCCGAGATGCACCTGGCTGTGGCTCATCGGGATCGTGCCGGTGAGGCCGGTGGCGAGCTTCAGCTTGAAGTCGGACAAGCCCTGGCAGCCGAGCGAGCGGCAGAAGCGGATCACCGTCGGCTGGCTCACGTCGGCCTTGCGCGCGATGTCGACGATCGGGTCGTTGATGATCGAGCGCGGATGGTTCAGCGCGAGATCGGCGACGCGGCGCTCGGCCGGCGTCAGCGCGTCGCGCATCTGGCGGATCCGTTCGAACACGGCCGACGACGCACCGCCCGAGCGGTTCGACAACTGCTCCGCGAGGATCGCGGATACGCCGAGGAACGCAGGGTATTCGGCGGTGATCAGGTAGGTCGGGATGTTCTCGAGATAGTGCGTGAAGCGGCCCTTCGCCTCGAAGCGCGCGCGGAACGACGAGCGCGTGAACAGCTCGCCGAGCTTCAGCGCGACGCCGCCGCCGATGTACACGCCGCCGAGCGCGCCGAGCGTCAGCGCGACGCTGCCCGCGAACGCGCCGAGAATCCCGCAGAAGCATTCGACTGTCTCGAGCGCGAGCGCGTCGCCCGCATGCGCGCGCTCGACGATCTCGACCGTGTCGACGGTCGCGGCGACGCGCTTCTTGTCGCGCGCGGCGAGCGCGCGATAGATGATCTCCATGCCGGGGCCCGCACATACGCGTTCGAACGACACGTGCGGAAACTTCTTGCGCGCGTACTGCAGCACCAGATCCTCGCGCTCGTCCTGCGGCGCGAACGACGCGTGGCCGCCCTCGCTGCCGAGCGCGATCCAGCGGTCGTCGGCCGGAATCAGCCCCGACACGCCGAGCCCGGTGCCGGGCCCGAGCAGCCCGATCACGCTGTTCTGGCGGCGCGTGCCGCCGCCGACCTGCACGCGCTGCGCGTCGGTCAGGCCCGGCAGCGCCATGGCCAGCGCGGTGAAATCGTTGACGACGAGCAGCGTGTCGAAGCCGAGCGCGCGGCGCGTCGCCTCGATCGAGAAGCTCCAGTCGTGGTTGGTCATCGTGACCTGGTCGCCGTCGACCGGATTGGCGATCGCGATCGCCGCGTGGTTCACGCGGCTGATCTTCACGTCCTTCAGGTATTTGCGGATCGCGTCGGTGAGCGTCGGATAGTCGGCGCCGGGATACACGCGGATCTGCGTGATGTCGCCCGGCCCGGTTTCCAGCGCGAAACGCGCGTTGGTGCCGCCGACGTCCGCGAGCAGGCGCGGGCCGTCGGCATGCTGGCCCGCGACAACGGCCTTACTTTGCGCACCAGTAGACATCGAGCTGGGTCCCCTTGTCGTTGGCCAGTTGGGAAATCGCGTTCTTCTGCAGCGATGCGGCCGCGGCGTCGAGCACCGCGCGCTTGCGTTCGCCCGCGATCAGCAGGAACAGCCGGTCGACGCGCTTGAGCGCATCGAGCGAGAAGCTCACGCGCGCATGCGGCGCGGCGCCGGGATGCACGGCGACGAACCGCTCGGGCGTCGCGATCGCGTGATCCCATTCGGGCGCATCGGCGAAGATCGACGCGGTATGGCCGTCCTCGCCCATGCCGAGCACCGCGACGGTCGGCACGCGGTAGTCGGCGTTCGCGTTCAGCGCGGCGACATGCGCGTCGAGCGCGCTGCGCGTGTCGACGAGCGGCAGGAAGCGGGCAGGGGCCGCCGCGTGCTGCAGCAGCGTGTCGCGCACCAGGCGCGCGTTGCTGGCCGCGTCGTCCTCCGGCACCCAGCGGTCGTCGACCAGCGTCACGTCGACGCCGGCCCAGTCGAGCGCCGCGTGCGACAGCGTGTGCAGGAACGGGCGCGGGCTCGTGCCGCCGGACACCGCGAGCGTCGGGCGCGCGGGGCCGGCGAGCGCGGCGCGCAGCGCATCGCCGACGGCGCGCGCGAGCGCTTCGCTTTGCGCTTCCTGGGTGTCGAAAGCGTGGATCTCGATCACATCTCCTCCGGACTGCTTTGTCTGTTCAAATCGTACGAATCGTGGGGCACGTCGCCGCGTACGAAGGCGTGCGCGGTGACGTTTACATCAGTTCTCTTCTTCGAGCCAGCAGGTGTCGTGCTGCGCGAGCATCGCGCTCGCCGCGGCCGGTCCCCACGTGCCCGCCGCGTACGGCTTCGGCGGCTTCAGCGTGCGGGCCCATTCGTTCAGGATCGGTTCGACCCAGCGCCATGCGGCTTCCTGTTCGTCGCGGCGCACGAAGAGGGCGAGACGGCCGTTGATCACGTCGAGCAGCAGGCGCTGGTACGCCTCCATTTGCCCTTCCTTGAAGAACTGGTCGAACGCGAGGTCGAGGTGCACGCTCGCGAGGTTCATCCCTTCGCCCGGCTGCTTGGCGAGGCAGTACAGGCGGATCGTCTCGTTCGGCTGCAGCCGGATCACGAGGCGGTTCGAACCGGGACGCAACGCGGTGGGCCCAAGCGCCGAGTGCGGCACCGGGCGGAAATTGACGACGATCTCCGCGACGCGGTCGGCCAGACGCTTGCCGGTGCGCAGGAAGAACGGCACGCCGGCCCAGCGCCAGTTCTCGATCTCGACCTTCAGCGCGACGAAGGTTTCGGTCTGGCTGTCGGGCTTCACGCCCGGCTCGGTCGCGTAGGCGGGCACCTGCGCGCCCTTGATCACGCCCGCATGATACTGGCCGCGCACGGCCACCTTGCCGATGTCGCGCGGATCGACCGGCTTCAGCGCGCGCAGCACGCGCAGCTTCTCGTCGCGCACCGAATCCGAATCCATCGAATGCGGCGGCTCCATCGCGACGATCGACAGCAACTGCAGCAGGTGGTTCTGCACCATGTCGCGCAGCGCGCCCGTATTGTCGTAGAAATCGCCGCGTGCCTCGACGCCGAGCTCCTCGGCGATCGTGATCTGGATGCTCTCCACCCATTCGCGGCGCCACAGCGGCTCGAACAGCGCATTGCCGAAGCGCAGCGCGAGCAGGTTCTGCACGGGTTCCTTGCCGAGGTAGTGGTCGATCCGGTAGATCTGGCCTTCCGCGAAGATCTCGCCGACCGCGTCGTTGATCGCATTCGACGACTTCAGGTCGTAGCCGAGCGGCTTTTCGAGCACGATGCGCGAGCCTTCGTTCAGGCCGACCGACGCGAGCGCCTTGCAGATCGGCACGAACAGCGACGGGCCCGTCGCGAGATAGAACACGCGGATGCCGGGCAGCGATGCGATCGCGTCGCGCAGCACGACGTAGTCTTCCGCGCGGCCGAGGTCGAGCTTCACGTACTCGATGCGATCGAGGAAGGACTTCCACGCGGTTTCGTCGAGCGCCTTGCCGGCGGCTTTCTCCGCGTGCGGCTTCACGTGCGTGTCGACCCACTCGAGATAACCCGCGCGATCCGATTCGTGACGCGCCACGGCGACGATCCGGCCGCTCTCCGCCAGCATGTTCGCACGGTGCGCTTCGAACAGCGCGGGCAGGATCTTGCGCATCGACAGATCGCCGGTGCCGCCGAAAAGTACGAAGGTAAAGCTGGAATCGGTATGCATGTGTCTCCGCCGTGTTGGGGGTGCTGGGAAGCGATCCGTAGTGCGATAAAAATATTTTTGACACTGAATTGTAGTTTAACTACAATCCGCCGCAAGGGGTAGCACCTGGGTGAAGAAAAAAAGAAGTGCGGTCGATGAACTGCGCGAGCTTCGCCTTCGGGAACGCCTTGTGCCGAATGTTATCGGACATTGACGGCGCGCATCGTCGGCGCGCCGTCGGCCCCGGGCTCGCGCCGCAGCATCGCGGCGGGCCAGAAACACAAAGAGGAGACACGCCGTTGAATCTCGATTCACGCTTTCTGTAAGAGCCCGGCCGGTCATCGGCCCCGTACGCTGCATGCGTCCCGCGGCTCGATTTCCCCGTCGTTTATCAAGAAGCCGGTTCCCGGTCAGGGAACCTCACGAGTTGATTCAGTCTGGAGGAGATAAGTAATGAAAGTTCGCTCGATCATGGGCGCGCTCTGCGCGGCAGGTCTGATGGCTGGCGCCGTGGCGGCGCAGGCAGCCGAGAACGTAACGGTGCTGCACTGGTGGACCTCGGGCGGCGAGTCGAAGGCCGTCGGCGTGCTGAAGGACGACCTGCAGAAGCAGGGCTACGTGTGGAAGGACTTCGCGGTCGCGGGCGGCGCGGGCGCAGCGGCGATGACCGCGCTGAAGACCAAGGTGATCAGCGGCGACGCACCGTCGGCCGCGCAGATCAAGGGTCCGCTGATCCAGGACTGGGCCGACCAGGGCGTGCTCGTCAACATCGATTCCGCTGCCGGCGACTGGAAGCAGAACCTGCCGCCGGAAATCGACAAGATCATCAAGTACAAGGGCCACACCGTCGCGGCGCCGTTCTCGGTGC
Proteins encoded in this window:
- the pgl gene encoding 6-phosphogluconolactonase, translating into MIEIHAFDTQEAQSEALARAVGDALRAALAGPARPTLAVSGGTSPRPFLHTLSHAALDWAGVDVTLVDDRWVPEDDAASNARLVRDTLLQHAAAPARFLPLVDTRSALDAHVAALNANADYRVPTVAVLGMGEDGHTASIFADAPEWDHAIATPERFVAVHPGAAPHARVSFSLDALKRVDRLFLLIAGERKRAVLDAAAASLQKNAISQLANDKGTQLDVYWCAK
- the zwf gene encoding glucose-6-phosphate dehydrogenase — encoded protein: MHTDSSFTFVLFGGTGDLSMRKILPALFEAHRANMLAESGRIVAVARHESDRAGYLEWVDTHVKPHAEKAAGKALDETAWKSFLDRIEYVKLDLGRAEDYVVLRDAIASLPGIRVFYLATGPSLFVPICKALASVGLNEGSRIVLEKPLGYDLKSSNAINDAVGEIFAEGQIYRIDHYLGKEPVQNLLALRFGNALFEPLWRREWVESIQITIAEELGVEARGDFYDNTGALRDMVQNHLLQLLSIVAMEPPHSMDSDSVRDEKLRVLRALKPVDPRDIGKVAVRGQYHAGVIKGAQVPAYATEPGVKPDSQTETFVALKVEIENWRWAGVPFFLRTGKRLADRVAEIVVNFRPVPHSALGPTALRPGSNRLVIRLQPNETIRLYCLAKQPGEGMNLASVHLDLAFDQFFKEGQMEAYQRLLLDVINGRLALFVRRDEQEAAWRWVEPILNEWARTLKPPKPYAAGTWGPAAASAMLAQHDTCWLEEEN